Genomic segment of bacterium:
ATATCAATTCCCCCGAAACCGCAGTCTATCACAAAAGCCGTGTCCTCTATGGTATCTATCAGGCTAAAGCCTCGATCAAACGCGAGAGAACAGCGCTGGTTGTAGAGGGGTACATGGATGTCATCTCTCTCCACCAGGCTGGAATTACCAATGTCATCGCCGCTTCGGGAACGGCGTTCACCATCGATCAGGGACGTATTCTGTCCCGTATGGCGCGGAAGGTGACACTGCTTTTCGATGGCGACAGCGCGGGCGTATCGGCGGCTGCACGGGGCGCCGACAACCTTCTCGCTACCGATCTGAGTATCGGCGTTGTCGTACTTCCCGAAAGCCATGATCCCGATTCGTTTGTCCGTGACCGTGGGGCGGACGAGCTCCGGAAGCTCCTCGAACAGCCGGTTGATTTATGGGAGTTCAAACTCCATTCGCTCAAAGAAGAAACGCTCGATGTCAACGGGAAGACGAAGCTTGCGGGAGAGGTTGCGGACTCGATTTCCCTCATCGAGAACGAAATGAAACGTGAGATATTCATCAACGACATGTCGCTGAAACTTAAAATTGATATCGATTCCATGCGCAAGGCGGTAAACGGCCGCATAAAGAGGCGTGCAGTCAAGCGGGATACCGAAACCCTTTCAAGTTTTTCAGGCAACGCTACCCAGATCGATCTTATCGCAAGCATTATCCAGTTTCCCGGACTCGCCCGTCATTTCATGGAAGAAGCCGGATCAAGGCCATTCACGGACAGTACGATAAAAGCCGTGATGGACGAGCTCTTTCATCGTACCGTCGAAGGACTCGACACATCACCGTCCGCCCTTCTGAGCGCGCTCGAAGACAGGAGAGCGCAGGAGCTGATAGCTTCGGCCTCGGTTCTTCCCGTCGAAGAGAAAAGGGCATCCATGATAATCGAGGACAATCTCAAACGTTTCAGGGAACGTGAAATAAGGGGTGAACTTGCCGAAATCCGCCAGCTTATTTCGCAGGAGACCGACAAGGCAAAGAAAACGGAGCTTTTCAGGCATGAACAGGATTTAAAAGAGCGCCTTTCCGCTTTACTTCGACATGGGTGACGCACCCGGGACATGAAGGAGGATCATCGTATCGGGAAACGGGAAAATGTACGGTTAAAGGCAATTGATACGAAATATTATGTTGACTTCACGAAGTCATTTTTTTAAATTATAGGTCTTATTAACTGCTGGGTTCCGGTGTAACTCAATGGCAGAGTGAGCGGCTGTTAACCGCTAAGTTGTAGGTTCGAGTCCTACCACCGGAGCCATATTTGTAACACATTGTTTATAATAGAGTTGTAATATTTCACTTTTGACACTGACGAACCATTATTCTTGATGGTTCTTTTTTTGTTTTTATAACTTTACCTCAGAGTTATATCCTGAAAAACACCTGTATTGCCTTCGTTAGGTTACCTTGAGAAAGAAAACATACCAGAGACAGCTATGCACCCGCGTTAGGTGAACCCCGAATACTGACTCTTTATCAGGTTCGGTTACCGGGAAACAGATTAAGATAACTATCTCTTGTTTTAACCCCAAGGCTCTATGTTAACCTGCAAAACACCGAAATCGTTCTATCCGAAATAATATATAGGCAAACAACCTATCTTATACACCCTCAGCTATCTGAAACATGAAATAAAATGGACTTGATAATAATTGAACATTATGTTATGAACATCTTGAAATCAATTCATTTCTACTTAGAATTTGTAAATGAAACAGATACAATGGCGCATATAAACGTTAGGCGAGCACCACTGGATGGATAATCATGAATGAGCTTGATTTATGTGCAATAAAGTATCGTTTTCAAAATTCAATTGTATCACCGCGAAGTAACAGTTATTATGCCAGATATATGCAGTTGGGTTTTCACGATACGGTCATGTCAATTTCGATTTTGATTGATTAATGTTTTCGTTTGGTAAAACCTGTTATTCCCAGCATTAGGTGGTGAAAAAAACAATAAAGAATAACAGTATGAATCTTCATGAAGAAAACATAAAAAATTGTTCAGCACCTATATTCTGCGTTTACCAAACGAGATATTAATACAATTGTTGGATTGCTCAGTCCTGATGTTGAATGGGGAGAGCCAGCAAATCCATTCAATCCGGCAGCAGGCATCCGGCATGGGCATCAAGGTTTCCTGGAATGGTTGAACATTGGACGGCAAACCGAAGACATCCTGGTGTTGGAGCCAAGAAAGATGCCGGCAGATCATGATTCAGCTGCCGTTGTAGGATACATGAAGTGTCTTGTGATATCAACAGGTAAAACCTATGAATCGGACTTTGTCCATATGGTCACAATTAAAAGCCGGCATGGTAACAAAATTTCAAAAGTTCTTTGATACATATATCGCTGGTGAAGCATTCAGACAATATATAAAGTATCGGTGCCTAACAACTGACCTATCCCAATTCATTGTACCGCTTAGAAAGATAGTCATCCCGCTGTTATTGTGAGGTGAAGTAGAGCGGAACCGATAACAACAGCAGCCAAAAACTTGGTGCCATGATTAACTTTCATAGTAGACCTGATAATGGAGCAGGTCAGAATTTGGCGAGAAATATTGAAAATGGAAATACATCATATTTGTATTAATACAAAACAGACTAATGGCACAAATAATATCGAAATGTTGAAACGAATTATTCAGATAATGTTAATCTTCTTCAGCATTTTCCCTTTGGCTGCAGATACCCAGGAAAGTAAATCAATACCTGATTCAAGCAAGGTAAAAAAGCGGACATTGTATAAAGCTATAGCTTATGAGGGGGCTTACTACGTTACTGCATTGTTTATCCTTCAAAAAACATGGTATAAAGACCGGGAAATAGTACCATTCCATTTTTATAATGACAATAAAGGATATTTACAGGTTGATAAATTTGGACACACTTATGGATCATATTTGGAAAGCTATATAGCTTACAAGAGTTTACTTAATTCAGGATTAACAAAAAACAAAGCTCTCATTTATGGTGGTACTCTTGGTTTTATTCTTCAGACACCTATAGAAATTATGGATGGTATACATGAGGGATGGGGCTTTTCATGGGGAGATATGGCAGCAAATGCCATAGGCTCGGGTCTTGTGATCGGGCAGGAATTATTATTTAACGAGCAAACCATGAAATATAAGTTTAGCTATTGGGAATCATACTATTCCGCCAAAGCTAATGGTTTTTTAGGAACAACAACATTGGATCGCCTTTTAGAGGATTATAATGGTCATACATACTGGCTTTCAATACCTGTAAACAGATTCGTCTTTAAAAAACAATTGCCACCGTGGTTAAATATTGCAGTTGGCTATGGTGCTAATGGTATGTATGGTGAATATTCGAACATTTCAAATTATAATGGAGTTGAAATCCCAAACACAACACGTTACCGTCAATACCTTTTATCCCTTGATATTGATTGGACAAAAATAGAAACCAAATCCAAGTTCATGAAAACTGTTTTGCAGGGAATGACTTTTATAAAATTGCCATTCCCATCTCTTGAATACAATTCTAAGGGACAATTCAAAGTGTATTGGCTGTATTATTGAAAATATGAAGCAATTAACTATAAAATGTTAAAATAAAGAGAATTATTAAATATGATAACAAAACGGGATATTCTCCAAAAAAACTGGTGGAAATAATCACTTATATCGGATGGATTGAGAAAAATTTCTCAATCCATCCCTATATTGGAATTTGTTGAGCTGTTGTCTGTCAAGCCCAGGCAAGTCAGCCTTTGGCTGAGGCTTGACAGACAAAATAGAGTCTCTGAATAACGTAAGTTATATTTCTATATTTCTTATGAATAGTTGACAATATACTTCGGATGCATCAACTCGTATATTAATAAGTTACGCAGACTAAATTGAAATTCTCACCAGCTAAATTGGAGAAGAACCTATCTTCTTAATTAAATCAATCTGTTAGCTTTATGAATTTTCTCCGGAAATACTCCGTTTTTTTATTATTGCTTTAATTTGAATGGCTCTAATTGTCCGTTGTAAGTAAACTGAATAAAATACTTTTTTAATCGCTCGACTCGCGTAATGCAGTGTCATGCGCAGGGAGTGTATGTGTTCGGAATCATTCTTACATCCATTATCACATTGATGCACGTTTACGTCTTCTGGCGGGCATCCACCATGCCGTTTCTGAAACGGCATGTTCACCGGAAATACAACATCGCGGCAGGCGTGGGCCTCTGGGCGGTTTTTTACCTGGGCCGTGTTTTCGGCCACGGCGGCACGGGCACCCTCGCAGTGATACTGGAGTTGCTCGGCATGGACTGGATGGCCGTGTTATTCCTGATATTCGTTTCCCTTCTTTCGATGGATATCATCACCGGGTTCGGTTTTCTCCTGCCCCGGCTGGCGCCATCACTGCGGGGTCTGGCCCTTATTGCGGGAGGAATTCTTTCTGTTATCGCGATTGTTCAGGGCATGAGGCCGCCGGTGGTACAAAAATATGAAGTATATCTTTCCGGACTTCCCGATGAGATGAACGGTATGGTAATCATTGCCATGTCAGACCTGCATCTCGGCTCACTGATCGGCAAACGATGGCTGGAGGCCCGGGTCGACCAGGTTCGGGAGCAGCATCCGGACCTCGTGCTCCTGCTGGGGGATATTATTGAAGGGCATGGCGGATCACAGAGGGAACTCCTTCCGGTTTTCAACAGCATTTCCGCGCCTCTGGGCGTCTGGGCGGTTTCCGGCAACCACGATTTCCATGGTCGTAACAATGCAGGCATATCGCTGTTCAGGGATGCAGGTTTTAGAGAGCTCCGCAACTCATGGGCTGAGCTCCGGCCCGGTTTCATTCTGGCAGGAGTGGAGAATCTCACCGCCAGACAGTATCCCGGCTATGGCAGAGACCCCGTTTCGCAGGCGCTCGCAGAACGGCCTCCGGGCTTAACTATTTTTCTCTCCCATAAACCCTGGCAGACCGACAGAGCGGCGAACCTCGGTGTCGGCCTGATGCTCTGCGGCCATACTCATGGAGGGCAGATCTGGCCGTTCGGCTATCTGGTCCGTCGGGAATACCCGCTGCTTGAGGGACGGTATGACGTGGACGGCATGACGGTCATTGTCTGTCGTGGTACGGGAACATGGGGACCGCGCATGCGCCTCTGGCGTCCCGGCGAGATTCTCCGCGTGACATTGCGGGAGAAAGGAAAACGGGACATAACAGGAGAAAACGGGCGGCGGTAACTGACAAAGGGCATAACCCTGTCATTTTGAAACCCTCCCCGGGCAATTCCCGGAACCATCTGCAAATCTGAATAACTCATTGTTTATAATTCAATTATCACTGTCATTAGACCCCTTTTTTATCTTTGTGCATTACCGCACATCGTACCGTAAAAATGAAACGAACGCCCCGGTGAAAAAGACGATGATCATGAGCGCCATCACCGCAAAATCGGGGATCGCGAGCATAAGCGACTCCCGCAGGCTCATCGGCTTGAATTCGTGCGGAGGCATGTCGCTGATATCCGGCTTTACCTGCTGGGAGGGATTGCTGAAATTGATATTCTGCATCATCTTCGCGTTCGCCCACTTGGTGAAAACCGGTTTGTAGGTCTTGATGGAATTCAGGAACCGCTCGTGCTCCTGGATACCGGTCTTGCCCATGCTCATGGCGCCGAATGTCATCGCCGATGCCGGAGAAATCCGTGACAGCACCATCGCGAGCATCTGCTGACGGTGGCGCTTGGACTGGTACTCACGTTCGAGATCGGAATTTTTTGTGTCGATTCTGGCGGTTGCGTTCTGCTGAAAATCCTCGATGTACTTTCTGAACTTTTCCTGCCACTCCTTGACATCCTCCTGTGCACCCTTCGGGTTATTCTTTATCCATTCCTGAACCTCTTTTTGTGCCGAACCCTGAATTTCCTGTAGAAATGCATCTTTTTGAGCGGTCACTTCGTGCGCCGAGGGAATCGGATTGATGAGACCCGCCGCAATGACAGCAGTCTTCGGAATGACGAATATGAATGTCACCCATGCGAACAGGAGAATGAAGAGGCTGCTCGAAGACCTTCCTGTCAGCGCCGAAACCATGAGTCCGAGGGTAAAAAAGACAGAAAGGTAAAGAATGAACAGCAGGAAAATAAAGCCCATCCGTATCCAGTCCTGGCCGGTAAATGCGAGATCGGGATACACGAGCAGTATGATGAGGCCGATCACAAACGGTATCACGAGG
This window contains:
- the dnaG gene encoding DNA primase → MFDDFTAFKEEVKNRIDIVDVVGEFVELKRKGSTWLGLCPFHNEKTPSFNVNREGQFYHCFGCGKGGDVISFLMDITGMSFMEAMEQLSERTGLPMPERRAPDPARRDETDRITSANTAAAEYFHRTLYSDQGKAGMDYLAGRGLSPEIIRAFRLGYAPSDSAGLLAFARSKSVVPDSLDAAGIVMKSTYGRSPYSRFGGRVIFPIIDQTARIIGFGARLIEGEGAKYINSPETAVYHKSRVLYGIYQAKASIKRERTALVVEGYMDVISLHQAGITNVIAASGTAFTIDQGRILSRMARKVTLLFDGDSAGVSAAARGADNLLATDLSIGVVVLPESHDPDSFVRDRGADELRKLLEQPVDLWEFKLHSLKEETLDVNGKTKLAGEVADSISLIENEMKREIFINDMSLKLKIDIDSMRKAVNGRIKRRAVKRDTETLSSFSGNATQIDLIASIIQFPGLARHFMEEAGSRPFTDSTIKAVMDELFHRTVEGLDTSPSALLSALEDRRAQELIASASVLPVEEKRASMIIEDNLKRFREREIRGELAEIRQLISQETDKAKKTELFRHEQDLKERLSALLRHG
- a CDS encoding nuclear transport factor 2 family protein, whose protein sequence is MVQHLYSAFTKRDINTIVGLLSPDVEWGEPANPFNPAAGIRHGHQGFLEWLNIGRQTEDILVLEPRKMPADHDSAAVVGYMKCLVISTGKTYESDFVHMVTIKSRHGNKISKVL
- a CDS encoding YfiM family protein, with amino-acid sequence MEQVRIWREILKMEIHHICINTKQTNGTNNIEMLKRIIQIMLIFFSIFPLAADTQESKSIPDSSKVKKRTLYKAIAYEGAYYVTALFILQKTWYKDREIVPFHFYNDNKGYLQVDKFGHTYGSYLESYIAYKSLLNSGLTKNKALIYGGTLGFILQTPIEIMDGIHEGWGFSWGDMAANAIGSGLVIGQELLFNEQTMKYKFSYWESYYSAKANGFLGTTTLDRLLEDYNGHTYWLSIPVNRFVFKKQLPPWLNIAVGYGANGMYGEYSNISNYNGVEIPNTTRYRQYLLSLDIDWTKIETKSKFMKTVLQGMTFIKLPFPSLEYNSKGQFKVYWLYY
- a CDS encoding metallophosphoesterase, producing the protein MFGIILTSIITLMHVYVFWRASTMPFLKRHVHRKYNIAAGVGLWAVFYLGRVFGHGGTGTLAVILELLGMDWMAVLFLIFVSLLSMDIITGFGFLLPRLAPSLRGLALIAGGILSVIAIVQGMRPPVVQKYEVYLSGLPDEMNGMVIIAMSDLHLGSLIGKRWLEARVDQVREQHPDLVLLLGDIIEGHGGSQRELLPVFNSISAPLGVWAVSGNHDFHGRNNAGISLFRDAGFRELRNSWAELRPGFILAGVENLTARQYPGYGRDPVSQALAERPPGLTIFLSHKPWQTDRAANLGVGLMLCGHTHGGQIWPFGYLVRREYPLLEGRYDVDGMTVIVCRGTGTWGPRMRLWRPGEILRVTLREKGKRDITGENGRR
- a CDS encoding ABC transporter permease subunit, which encodes GTKITKSPQVLSTVITGVQEAVGRQATVNIAYDPSLVDSKYDSNPVLAIFGELDLTLIVRIVLSLLAILFTYDAIVGERERGTLKLSLSNRVPRDRLILGKTIGGFISLMVPLVIPFVIGLIILLVYPDLAFTGQDWIRMGFIFLLFILYLSVFFTLGLMVSALTGRSSSSLFILLFAWVTFIFVIPKTAVIAAGLINPIPSAHEVTAQKDAFLQEIQGSAQKEVQEWIKNNPKGAQEDVKEWQEKFRKYIEDFQQNATARIDTKNSDLEREYQSKRHRQQMLAMVLSRISPASAMTFGAMSMGKTGIQEHERFLNSIKTYKPVFTKWANAKMMQNINFSNPSQQVKPDISDMPPHEFKPMSLRESLMLAIPDFAVMALMIIVFFTGAFVSFLRYDVR